A region of the Chryseobacterium cucumeris genome:
GGGAGATCTTCTTTCAGTTGAAAATCCCCGCTGCCTTCCCCGTTCGTAAGAAGTACAGTTTTCCAGTCGATTAATTTTTTATCAGCATTGTAAAGCTCTACAAATAGGGTAGTAGAGAGTGGCGACCGGTTGTAACCGTTAAATACAAAACTTTTAAACCAGATTTTATCACCAGCTGCATATTGTGATTTGTCGGTAAGTATATATACTTTCTCCTGCTCGTAATGATCCTCAAGATTGGTAATTGCTTTTTCCAGTCTGGTTTGTGCCAGTATAGGCTGTACCATTGAAAGAAGCATTACACAGAATATATTTTTCATAGAAATCTCAGCACATTTTAATTCTTTGCTAATGTAATCATTTAAAGACTTCCGGAAAGGTTAAAAACTTATAATTATCCGATTTATACCGTGTTTTTTCAGACTTTGATGCAAAGGCTTTAATGGGAAAACTGTTGGCCGTTTTAAAAAAAATAATGCTGATAAAACGGGCTGATCCAAGAAAAGTTATCCGGCATCTGCTCCGTATTTTATCAATAAAGTGAGATGTGGTACCTTAAAACCACAAATAAAGCCTATCTTTAATTAGATGAATTGGAGAAGCTTACAGATATGCGGAAAGTAATTCCGGTGTCGGCAAGATAGTTGTACTCAATGAACGACCAAACAGAATATAAACTATGAATGTACAGTTAAAACAGAATTGTCATTTTAAAAATGACGGTGCCGATAATTTCGGTTCGGACATTTTAAAAGGATTGTCCGCTCATCCGAAAAAATTATCTTCAAAATATTTTTACGACAAAACAGGCGATCATCTCTTCCAGCAGATTATGGCGATGCCGGAATATTATCTTACCAATTGTGAACTGGATATATTTCAAAATAAAACAGAGGAACTTGTAAAAGCAATTTCCAATATCAATGAATCTTTTGATCTTATAGAACTGGGAGCTGGCGATGCGATGAAATCATCATACCTTCTCAGAAATTTAGTAGAGAAAGGAACAAATTTTACCTATATGCCTATTGATATTTCAGGAAATATTCTTTCTGTTTTGCAGGAAAACCTGAAAAAAAGCCTGCCAAAACTGGAAGTTTTACCGTTGGAAGGAGAGTATTTTGATATGCTTGATAAAGCCACCGGAATTTCGAAAAGAAAAAAGGTAGTTCTTTTCTTAGGTGGAAATATAGGGAATATGGAAAGCGAAGAAGCCGCCCATTTCTGCAGTGAAGTGAAAAGAAAACTGAATTCCGGGGATTTGTTTCTTGTAGGGTTTGACCTCAAGAAAAATCCGCACACCATTCTTTCTGCTTACAATGATCCTGCGGGAATTACCGCTTCATTCAATCTAAATCTTCTTACAAGAATCAACCGCGAACTGCAAGGAGATTTCAAGGTGGAAAATTTCCAGCATTATCAAAATTATGACCCGGTTTCAGGAGATTGCAGAAGTTTCCTGGTAAGTCTTTGTGATCAGGAAGTTCATATAGGAAACTGTTTGTTTACCTTCAAAAAAGATGAATTGATTGATATGGAGATCTCCCGGAAATTTTCTGAACAGGATATCAGAAAACTTGCCGGAGACTCGGGTTTTCATATTCTTGCTGAGATTAAAGATTCTAAAAACTGGTTTGTAGATTCTATCTGGATGGTATAATTTAAAAATGATTTTTTATGAAAAAAGATGTATTGTCTGTAAAAGCGAATACTCATAAAAACTGGACAAAAAAGTACTTTGAAGTTAGAAATCGTTCCGTTGAGATTTGCGGCCCTCTGGAAATTGAAGACTATGTAGTTCAGCCCGTCGTAGATGTGAGCCCTCCGAAATGGCATCTGGGCCATACCACCTGGTTTTTTGAAACCTTTATTTTACAGTCCAATTTTCCAGGATATGAAGTTTTTGATCCTCAGTATAATTTTGTGTTCAACAGTTATTACGAAACCATCGGAGCCCGCGTTATCCGCACCGACAGGGGAAACCTGAGCCGTCCATCTGTTTCTGATGTCTTTAAATACCGGGAATACGTGGATCAAAAGATGGATGAATTTCTTCAAAGCGGATATCTTACACAGCCATTGGAATCTCTGCTGGAATTAGGGTTAAACCACGAACAGCAGCATCAGGAATTGTTACTTACAGATATCAAATACATTTTAGGGCACAATCCTTTATTTCCTGCTTATAAAAAAGAAAATATTTCAAAAAAAGAATCTGCCGGAAACTCAGAAATGATCAGTTTTTCAGAAGGAATTTATGAAATCGGTTTTAAAGGTGAAGGATTCTGTTTTGATAATGAGCTGGGAAGGCATAGGGTATATCTGAATGATTTTAAAATTAGCAGTCAATTGGTGACCAATAAAGAATATGTAGAATTTATGGAAGCCGGAGGCTATGAAGATTTCAGACACTGGCACGCCGAGGGTTGGGACTGGGTAAAGCAAAATAATGTAAAATCCCCTTTATACTGGCATTTCATTGATGGGAAGTGGATGAACTATACTTTAAACGGCTTACAGGAAATCGACTTAGAGGAAGCGGTCTGCCATATCAGTTTTTTCGAAGCCTCTGCCTTTGCTTCATGGAAAGGAAAACGCCTGCCAACCGAAGCTGAATGGGAAGCTGCATCAGCCTGTTTCAACTGGGGAAACCGCTGGGAGTGGACTAATTCCGCTTATCTTCCGTATCCTGGATATAAAAAAGAAGCTGGAGCAGTGGGAGAATATAATGGAAAATTCATGGTGAACCAGATGGTGCTTCGTGGTGCTTCGGTAGCCACTCCGCCGGGACACAGCAGAAATACCTACCGGAACTTTTTCCCGACTCATTTACAGTGGCAGTTCACCGGAATCAGACTTGCACAATAATTTTGCCTATGATTACAGTTCAATCGGTTTCAAAAAGTTTTAATGGAAAAAAAGCAGTTGATGATATTTCCTTTCAGGCCAATGATAAGGAAATTCTGGTGCTTCTGGGAACAAGCGGCTGCGGAAAAACTACCATGCTGAAAATGATAAACCGCCTCATCGAAGTAGATTCCGGAACTATTTTGATTGATGGCAAGAATATTCAGTTACAAAAAGCGGAAGAGCTGCGCATGGGAATTGGATTTGTCATGCAGCATTCCGGGTTGTTCCCCCATTACACCATACAACAGAATATAGCAGTTATTCCCGATTTGCTGAAATGGGATAAAAAAAAGACAGCCGGAAAAATCCTTGAATTATTACACAAACTCCATCTCTCTGAAGACGTGCTTACAAGGTTTCCCAACGAATTAAGCGGCGGACAGCAGCAAAGAGTGGGAATTGCCAGGGCTTTGATTGCCGATGCTCCTGTCTTGCTGATGGACGAGCCGTTCGGAGCGCTGGACAATATCACCAAAAGTGATATTCATTCAGAATTCAAATCACTCGAAGAACTTAAAAATAAAACCATTATTCTGGTGACCCACGATGTTCAGGAAGCCTTCGATTTAGGTCATAAAATCTGCCTGATGGATCAGGGGAAAATTATTCAGTCAGGAACTCCGGGAGAAATGTTGTATCAGCCCAAAAATGATTTTGTTAAGAATTTCTTTGCTAAAAACCGGCTTTTACTGGAATACAAAGTAGGCAGACTGAAAGATCTGAACTCTATGATTGAAGGCAGCCGCTTTTATGAAGAGCTTCAGTTTTCAGACCATACGAGTGTTTGGGACGCTTTGCAACATCTGAGTACAGATACTTTGCTTTCCGAAGATTACGAAAATCTGGTTAAAGCATTTAGTGAATACCGAAAATTCCAGACTGTATGAGCGAGCAAAGTTTTTGGCAGTTTATCACGGAGCAGCATGAAAAACTGCTTACTCAGGTTGTACAGCATCTGGGACTCACTTTTTTATCTCTTTTTCTGGCCATCATGATTGGTGTGCCTTTAGGAATTCTCATTGCCCGAAAAAGAAAATTATCAGGTTCTGTTTTAGGAATGGCAGGAATTTTACAGACCATTCCCAGTATTGCGCTGCTTGGTTTTATGATTCCTGTTTTCGGGATTGGAGCAGCTCCGGCCATTGTTGCATTGCTGATCTATGCTCTTTTACCGATCATCAGGAATACTTACACCGGAATAACGGAAGTAGATCCGGCGGTAACAGAAGCTGCAAAAGCAATGGGAATGAATGGAAAACAGCTGCTTTTCAAAGTTCAGCTTCCTTTGGCGATGCCTGTTATTATTGCAGGAATCAGGACGGCAGCAGTGATCAATGTGGGGGTGGCAACTTTAGCTTCATTTGTGGCGGCAGGCGGTTTGGGTGAATTTATTTTTGGTGGAATTTCCCTTAATAATACCCATATGATTCTGGCCGGCGCAATTCCCGCCGCTTTACTGGCTGTTCTCTTAGATCAGACCATTGCCGTTTTACAGAAATTAAGCTATCAGTCTGTAAAGAAATTAAAATATATTATTCCGGCTGTTCTGGCTGTTATCGGGATTATTTATCTTTTAGTTTCTGTTTCAAACCATAAGCTTAAGGCAGGTTTTACCCCTGAATTTATGGGCCGGCAGGACGGAAATCTGGGACTACGTTCGGTATATGGGCTTGATGCACATCCACTGGTTGTAAGCGATGCCATTATGTACAAAGCAGCCTACGAAAAAGAACTGGACCTCATCAGCGGATATTCAACAGACGGAAGGATCAAAGCTTTTGATTTGTATGTTCTGGAAGATGACAAAAAGATTTTTCCTCCTTATTTTGCGGCTCCGGTGATCAAAACAAAAACATTGGAAAAGTTTCCCGGACTGGAAAAAACACTGAACCTTTTGGCAGGTAAATTCAATGATTCTATCATGACTGAACTGAATTACAAAGCCGATTATCTTAAACAGACTCCCGAAAAAATTGCTAAAGATTTTTTAATGAAAACAAATTTATATAAAGATCCACGCAAAGGAAATTCCCAAACCATAAAAATCGGATCCAAAATTTTTGGTGAGCAATATATTCTGGCCGAAATGTACAAAATGCTCATTGAAGGCTACACAGATTATAAAGTAGAAACAAAAACAGGTCTTGGCGGAACGAAAATCTGCTTTGACGCTCTGATGAATGACGCCATTGATGTGTATCCTGAATACACAGGAACCGGACTACTGGTTTTGCTGAAACCTTCGGCAAAAACGATAGAAGAAGTGTCTAAGAGCCCGGAAAAAACGCTGGAGTATGTTAACCGGGAATTCCGTAAACAGTACGGAATTGAATGGCTGCAGCCACTTGGTTTTAATAATGCATATGCTTTGATGATGCGGAGGAAACAGGCTGATGAACTTAAAATTAAAACTATTTCAGACCTGAAAAAATATATGGATTCCCAATGATGACGGACAGTTTTCAACAAAAAGAATCAAGTAAGACTCAACTTTACTTTCTGTCCGTAGATCACTCGTAGATGGTCTTATGTAATTGCTATTAAAATATCAATCAGAGTAGATGGTGTTCTACTCTGATTTTTTTGTTTTTAATTAAGAGGCTTTCTGCCGGTAAAAATATTGATCAGAACGACAATAATGGCAACCACCAGAAGGGTGTGGATTAAACTTCCTGTGTCCATACCGGGAATGATTCCAAGCATTCCGAGTAGCCAGACGGCGATGCAGATGACTGCAACAAGCCATAATAAATTTCTCATATTATTATCTTTTTGTGGTTAGTGTTGTGGTGTAGTGTATAGCTGCGGCCTCGTTTTATTGATGCCTTATACCTTTGTGGTGATATTGGGTGCTTTTATGATCGGTTTTATAGTTGGAATAAACAGTATCAGTAACCGTACTGTAATTTTTATTGAAAGACTGATCATCCTCTAACTGTGGCATGGAATAATGAAACTCCTTGCCGTTCTTATAAAGCTTATTATCGTAAGTACGGTAAATCTGGTTTTCTTTATAAGTATTTCCGTCAGGGGCAAGATATACTTTGCTTTTCTTGCTTTTTTTTCGCAGGCCCAGATAAAGCAAAGAACTTCCTGCTGCAAGAGCCAATGTAATTTTTACTATATTGTTCATACGATTGTGATTTGGATTTAAATAGGTACAAATTTTTTGCCATAGGAGAGAAATGTGGTACTTTTTAAGTATTTACATAGCTCTTATCAAATTTGGAGAGAAGAAAAAAGTCTGGCAGAACCAGACTTTTTAGTTTCAGAGCGTTTGTTCCTCATGTTTTCCTTCCCTGATCTCTTCTACCATTTTGGCATTAAAGGCAGGAAGATCTTTTGGTGTTCTGCTCGTAACAAGTCCCTCATCTACTACCACCTCGCTGTCTTCCCAGCGTGCGCCTGCATTTTTTAAATCCTGGCTGATGGAGTTGACGGAAGTCAGATTCCGGCCTTCTACCACACCCGCGTTGATCAGTACCTGCGGTCCGTGGCAAATGGCTGCTACAGGTTTATGCTGGGCAAAAAAATCTTTTACAAAGGTGAGTGCTTTTTCATTGGTTCTCAGCTGATCGGGATTAATAACTCCTCCCGGTAATACCAGCGCATCATAGTCTGAAGCGGCTGCATTGTCCAGCGTTTGATCTACAGGATATTCCTTTCCCCAGTCTTTTTCTGCCCAGGCTTTAATGCTTCCCGGTTCAGGACTTACGATATGGGCGGTCCATCCCTGTTGTTCCAGATATTCTTTAGGTGAGCTTAGTTCACTCTCTTCAAAGCCATGTGTGGCCAGTATTGCGATTTTCTTTGACATAGTACTGTTTTTTGTGTTAAGTTCGGAAGATTTATGACCTCCGATTACAACGTCCGATTGTTGTGTGATGATTAAATAAAAACTTACCTCATGAGAAAGAGGATATCTACTTCTTTAAATCTTCAAGAACTTCAAATTTATCATGAGAAGCCTTAAGCTGATGAAGCTGATCCAATACCACTCTGGAACTTTCCGGGCAAAGATCACCGCTGTCTAATGCATCCTGATACGCATCTATAGCAGCACTTTCACCATATACAACATTTCCTAACGTAGAGCCGGCTGTATCTGTGGCAAAAGAATTTTTAACATCAATCCATGCTCTGTGGATGGCGCCTGCAGTAGATCCCGATTGGTCCGGTGTGCCTCCTCTTTCGGTGATCAGGTTGCTCA
Encoded here:
- the egtD gene encoding L-histidine N(alpha)-methyltransferase; amino-acid sequence: MNVQLKQNCHFKNDGADNFGSDILKGLSAHPKKLSSKYFYDKTGDHLFQQIMAMPEYYLTNCELDIFQNKTEELVKAISNINESFDLIELGAGDAMKSSYLLRNLVEKGTNFTYMPIDISGNILSVLQENLKKSLPKLEVLPLEGEYFDMLDKATGISKRKKVVLFLGGNIGNMESEEAAHFCSEVKRKLNSGDLFLVGFDLKKNPHTILSAYNDPAGITASFNLNLLTRINRELQGDFKVENFQHYQNYDPVSGDCRSFLVSLCDQEVHIGNCLFTFKKDELIDMEISRKFSEQDIRKLAGDSGFHILAEIKDSKNWFVDSIWMV
- the egtB gene encoding ergothioneine biosynthesis protein EgtB, translating into MKKDVLSVKANTHKNWTKKYFEVRNRSVEICGPLEIEDYVVQPVVDVSPPKWHLGHTTWFFETFILQSNFPGYEVFDPQYNFVFNSYYETIGARVIRTDRGNLSRPSVSDVFKYREYVDQKMDEFLQSGYLTQPLESLLELGLNHEQQHQELLLTDIKYILGHNPLFPAYKKENISKKESAGNSEMISFSEGIYEIGFKGEGFCFDNELGRHRVYLNDFKISSQLVTNKEYVEFMEAGGYEDFRHWHAEGWDWVKQNNVKSPLYWHFIDGKWMNYTLNGLQEIDLEEAVCHISFFEASAFASWKGKRLPTEAEWEAASACFNWGNRWEWTNSAYLPYPGYKKEAGAVGEYNGKFMVNQMVLRGASVATPPGHSRNTYRNFFPTHLQWQFTGIRLAQ
- a CDS encoding ABC transporter ATP-binding protein, translated to MITVQSVSKSFNGKKAVDDISFQANDKEILVLLGTSGCGKTTMLKMINRLIEVDSGTILIDGKNIQLQKAEELRMGIGFVMQHSGLFPHYTIQQNIAVIPDLLKWDKKKTAGKILELLHKLHLSEDVLTRFPNELSGGQQQRVGIARALIADAPVLLMDEPFGALDNITKSDIHSEFKSLEELKNKTIILVTHDVQEAFDLGHKICLMDQGKIIQSGTPGEMLYQPKNDFVKNFFAKNRLLLEYKVGRLKDLNSMIEGSRFYEELQFSDHTSVWDALQHLSTDTLLSEDYENLVKAFSEYRKFQTV
- a CDS encoding ABC transporter permease/substrate-binding protein → MSEQSFWQFITEQHEKLLTQVVQHLGLTFLSLFLAIMIGVPLGILIARKRKLSGSVLGMAGILQTIPSIALLGFMIPVFGIGAAPAIVALLIYALLPIIRNTYTGITEVDPAVTEAAKAMGMNGKQLLFKVQLPLAMPVIIAGIRTAAVINVGVATLASFVAAGGLGEFIFGGISLNNTHMILAGAIPAALLAVLLDQTIAVLQKLSYQSVKKLKYIIPAVLAVIGIIYLLVSVSNHKLKAGFTPEFMGRQDGNLGLRSVYGLDAHPLVVSDAIMYKAAYEKELDLISGYSTDGRIKAFDLYVLEDDKKIFPPYFAAPVIKTKTLEKFPGLEKTLNLLAGKFNDSIMTELNYKADYLKQTPEKIAKDFLMKTNLYKDPRKGNSQTIKIGSKIFGEQYILAEMYKMLIEGYTDYKVETKTGLGGTKICFDALMNDAIDVYPEYTGTGLLVLLKPSAKTIEEVSKSPEKTLEYVNREFRKQYGIEWLQPLGFNNAYALMMRRKQADELKIKTISDLKKYMDSQ
- a CDS encoding lmo0937 family membrane protein produces the protein MRNLLWLVAVICIAVWLLGMLGIIPGMDTGSLIHTLLVVAIIVVLINIFTGRKPLN
- a CDS encoding type 1 glutamine amidotransferase domain-containing protein: MSKKIAILATHGFEESELSSPKEYLEQQGWTAHIVSPEPGSIKAWAEKDWGKEYPVDQTLDNAAASDYDALVLPGGVINPDQLRTNEKALTFVKDFFAQHKPVAAICHGPQVLINAGVVEGRNLTSVNSISQDLKNAGARWEDSEVVVDEGLVTSRTPKDLPAFNAKMVEEIREGKHEEQTL
- a CDS encoding PA2169 family four-helix-bundle protein, which translates into the protein MNNEKTVSVLNDLLNITNDRIQGFSKVEDKVWDEYPQLRADYDTMVAQSHKMKNELSNLITERGGTPDQSGSTAGAIHRAWIDVKNSFATDTAGSTLGNVVYGESAAIDAYQDALDSGDLCPESSRVVLDQLHQLKASHDKFEVLEDLKK